The Pseudomonadota bacterium sequence TACAGCAAGAATAAAGATACACGGAAGCGGTGTTGTTGCCGAACAATCCCCTAAACCATTTGAGAGAACAAGCGGTGAAACCGAATGCATTATTTACGGAAAATCACAAAAACAACAAACTGGTGAAAAATAAAATGGTAAAAGAAAGAAAGTGAATAAATGGAAAGCCGGATAAATATTAAATGAAGAGGATAGGCTCGAATGAAGCTTACTGAGTTAATAAACAATATATCTGCAATCAAAGTTATCGGCAATACCGATATTGAGATTACAGGCGTTACCAAGGATTCAAGAAAAGCAAAGGAAGGTCACATTTTCTTCGCAACAGAGAAAAGCGAAAGGTTTATAGACGATGCAGCAGGAAGGGGTGCAAGTGTTATCGTATCTGATGGAGAGGTAAAAACACATTTTCCCTGTTCAATAAAGACCGATGACCCAAAGGGCCTTCTGGGGCATATTGCGTCAAAGTTTTACGGCTTCCCGTCAAAAAAGCTCTATATGATCGGTATTACCGGCACGAACGGCAAGACCACAACAACCTACCTTATCGAGTCCATACTCAAAACTGCCGGCAAAAAAGCAGGTCTGGTAGGAACCATCTCATACCGGTATGACGGCCATACCCTGAAGGCCTATAATACTACACCTGGCGCAGACGAACTGCAAAGTCTGCTCCATGATATGAAAGATGCCGGTACGGAATATGTGGTAATGGAAGTTTCATCGCATGCGCTGGATCAAAAAAGGGTTGAGGGGGTGGATTTCGATACTGCCATTTTTACGAACCTTACCCACGACCACCTCGATTACCACGGTACTTTTGAAAATTATAAGGCGACAAAAAAGCTATTTTTCTCACATTTCCTGGAGAAGAGCTCGAAGGAAGGAAAATCCGCCATAATAAATGCAGACGATTTGGGCGCAGTCGGGCTTATCCCTAATCCGCCTATCAGGACGCTTTTCTACAGTCTTAAAAAACCATCGGAAGCATATCTTACCGGCTTTCGGGAAGATATATGGGGCTTGCGGCTTGAGCTGATATTGATGGGGAAGCCTCTGTTAATTTTATCCCCAATGATAGGCGCTTTCAACATATCGAATATATTGGCAGCATCTCTTGCCGGTTATGTTGCCAATATGACATATGACCAGATAAAGAAGGGCATTGAAAGACTTGAGGGCGTTCCCGGCAGGCTTGAGAGGGTAAAGAACAAAAACGGGGTCTCCATCTTCATAGATTATGCCCATACACCGGATGCATTGAAAAAGGTTCTGGAAATGCTCAATTCATTAAAAAAAGGGAAACTGACTGTTATTTTCGGATGCGGCGGCGACAGAGACAGAGAAAAGAGGCCTGTCATGGGGAATATCGCCTCACACCTTGCAGACTATACAATCATCACCTCGGATAACCCGAGGAGTGAAAACCCCATGAAGATTATAGAAGACATTAAAAAAGGGTTCGATGGTAATGCCTGCAGGATTGTTGAAAACAGAAAGGATGCAATTTTTGAAGGAATAAAAGCGGCAAGACAGGATGATGTCCTTTTAATAGCCGGGAAAGGGCACGAGGACTATCAAATCATAGGCGACAGGGTTTTTCATTTCAGCGACAGGGAAGTTGTTGAGGAGCTTTTAGATGTGGCATGTTGAAGAGATTGTAAAAGCAGTAAAAGGTGTGTTGCTGAGAATCGAAAATCCTTCGTTTTCCGGTATATCCACAGACTCAAGAACCATCAAGGAAGGTGAGCTGTTCATACCTTTAACCGGTAAAAACTTTGACGGTCATGCATTTATAAGGGCTGCCTATGATAGATCTCATGCAGGGTCCATCTGTGAGAAAGGCCGTCAGGATACGCTGCATGACGGAGGTACGGTTATTTTCGTTGATGATGCTATGCAGGCGCTTATCGATCTTGCACACTATAAAAAAGGGCTTGCAAAGTCAAGTGTCATTGCCATTACAGGGAGCAACGGCAAAACAACGACAAAGGAGATATTGGTTAATATTTTAAAAAAGGGTTTTTCCCTTCATTACAATGAAAAAAACTACAATAATGCAATAGGCGTATCAAAAAGCATACTTTCCATGGAGGGGGAACCTGAGTTTTGTATTTTTGAGTTAGGGACAAACAGTAAAGGGGAGATAATGCAGCTTGCTCAATTGACTGAACCGGATGTGTCGTTGATTACAAATGCAAATCCTTCTCACCTTGAAGGTCTTTTCAGTCTCGAAGGCGTGCTTGAAGAGAAACTGAGCCTTTTTTACCATACAAAAGAGGGTGGGAAGGTTATTGTGAATGCAGATGACCCGAACATTCTGACCCGCTATAAGGATAACCAGCATATATTAATTACCTATGGCATCAGCAATAAGGCCGATTTTACCCTTTCTGTCGAAGAGGGCTTAGGCTGGAACGGCTCCCGTCTTTTACTCAAATGCCCCGGAATGGAAATTAAGACAAGAACAGCCCTTATGGGAAGGCATAATCTATATAATATCCTTGCCGCGGCAACTATTGCGCATAGCATCGGAACTGATGCCGGACTCATCTCGGAAGGCATAGAAACATTCGATTCTTATGCGATGAGATTTAAACCTGTTAAATCAGGGAAAGGCTATATCATTT is a genomic window containing:
- a CDS encoding UDP-N-acetylmuramoyl-tripeptide--D-alanyl-D-alanine ligase encodes the protein MWHVEEIVKAVKGVLLRIENPSFSGISTDSRTIKEGELFIPLTGKNFDGHAFIRAAYDRSHAGSICEKGRQDTLHDGGTVIFVDDAMQALIDLAHYKKGLAKSSVIAITGSNGKTTTKEILVNILKKGFSLHYNEKNYNNAIGVSKSILSMEGEPEFCIFELGTNSKGEIMQLAQLTEPDVSLITNANPSHLEGLFSLEGVLEEKLSLFYHTKEGGKVIVNADDPNILTRYKDNQHILITYGISNKADFTLSVEEGLGWNGSRLLLKCPGMEIKTRTALMGRHNLYNILAAATIAHSIGTDAGLISEGIETFDSYAMRFKPVKSGKGYIILDDTYNANPSSMAWAIKTLLDLPCKGKRMVILGDMKELGEKTSFYHRELGRFLKEAGIPMILLTGEYMMETLDELRDSKAAMLFESKDQLIDYAAKNLKGGDTVLVKGSRAAKMEEIVEALK
- a CDS encoding UDP-N-acetylmuramoyl-L-alanyl-D-glutamate--2,6-diaminopimelate ligase; the encoded protein is MKLTELINNISAIKVIGNTDIEITGVTKDSRKAKEGHIFFATEKSERFIDDAAGRGASVIVSDGEVKTHFPCSIKTDDPKGLLGHIASKFYGFPSKKLYMIGITGTNGKTTTTYLIESILKTAGKKAGLVGTISYRYDGHTLKAYNTTPGADELQSLLHDMKDAGTEYVVMEVSSHALDQKRVEGVDFDTAIFTNLTHDHLDYHGTFENYKATKKLFFSHFLEKSSKEGKSAIINADDLGAVGLIPNPPIRTLFYSLKKPSEAYLTGFREDIWGLRLELILMGKPLLILSPMIGAFNISNILAASLAGYVANMTYDQIKKGIERLEGVPGRLERVKNKNGVSIFIDYAHTPDALKKVLEMLNSLKKGKLTVIFGCGGDRDREKRPVMGNIASHLADYTIITSDNPRSENPMKIIEDIKKGFDGNACRIVENRKDAIFEGIKAARQDDVLLIAGKGHEDYQIIGDRVFHFSDREVVEELLDVAC